From Butyricimonas paravirosa, one genomic window encodes:
- the hutI gene encoding imidazolonepropionase, with the protein MKTLIINIKQLVQVEEEPRKWVTGADMAKLGIIDDAYLLINEDKIEAFGKMSELNQDAIYEGTDTVKEIDAKGRLVLPAYCDSHTHIVYAGSREIEYIDKIKGLSYEEIAQRGGGILNSAERIRKASEEELFDSAYARLQEIASLGTGAVEIKSGYGLDTASELKMLRVIKRLSEETPLTIKSTFLGAHAVPVEYKGRQTEYVDLIINEMIPAVAAEDLADYIDVFCDKGFFTVEDTDRMLNAGMKYGLRAKIHANELDYSGGIQVGVKYNALSVDHLEYVGDEEIAALKGSETMPTVLPGAAFFLNMPYSPVRKMINAGLPVALASDFNPGSSPSGNMKFVMSLGCVNYKMLPEEVINATTINSAYAMGVEEELGSIAVGKKANFYITTPITGIEYLPYAYGTDLVEAVFLNGEQI; encoded by the coding sequence ATGAAAACATTAATTATAAACATAAAGCAACTTGTTCAGGTTGAGGAAGAACCACGTAAATGGGTTACGGGTGCCGACATGGCAAAACTGGGTATCATTGACGATGCCTACCTTCTGATTAACGAGGATAAAATAGAGGCTTTCGGTAAAATGAGCGAATTGAATCAAGATGCGATTTACGAGGGCACGGACACGGTGAAGGAAATAGATGCCAAAGGACGTTTGGTTCTCCCCGCCTACTGTGATTCCCACACGCATATCGTGTATGCCGGAAGCCGGGAAATAGAATATATTGATAAAATCAAAGGTTTATCATACGAAGAGATTGCCCAAAGAGGTGGTGGCATTTTGAATTCAGCCGAACGTATCCGGAAGGCATCGGAGGAAGAGTTATTTGATTCAGCTTATGCCCGTTTGCAAGAGATTGCCTCTCTTGGAACCGGAGCCGTGGAAATCAAGAGTGGTTACGGTTTGGACACGGCGAGTGAACTCAAAATGTTGCGTGTGATTAAAAGACTGAGCGAGGAAACACCTTTAACCATAAAGTCCACCTTCCTAGGTGCTCATGCTGTTCCGGTGGAATACAAGGGACGGCAGACGGAATACGTGGATTTAATCATTAATGAAATGATTCCGGCTGTTGCTGCCGAGGATTTGGCTGATTATATCGACGTGTTCTGCGATAAAGGATTCTTCACGGTGGAAGACACGGACAGGATGTTAAATGCCGGAATGAAATACGGATTGCGTGCGAAGATACACGCTAACGAACTGGATTACTCGGGTGGTATTCAAGTCGGGGTAAAATACAATGCCTTATCCGTGGATCATCTTGAATATGTCGGGGATGAAGAAATCGCTGCATTAAAAGGTAGTGAAACCATGCCGACCGTGTTACCGGGAGCTGCATTCTTTTTGAATATGCCTTACTCTCCGGTTCGTAAAATGATTAATGCCGGACTTCCTGTTGCTTTGGCTTCGGATTTTAATCCCGGCTCCTCTCCTTCCGGAAACATGAAATTCGTGATGTCTCTCGGGTGCGTGAATTATAAAATGCTGCCGGAAGAGGTGATTAACGCAACGACCATCAACTCGGCATACGCTATGGGTGTAGAAGAAGAGTTGGGTAGTATCGCCGTGGGTAAAAAAGCGAATTTCTATATCACGACTCCGATTACTGGAATAGAGTATCTTCCATACGCTTACGGGACGGATTTAGTTGAAGCGGTATTCTTAAACGGAGAACAAATTTAA
- the ftcD gene encoding glutamate formimidoyltransferase has translation MKKLIECVPNFSEGNDMHIIDQITAEIKAVEGVSLIDVDPGKATNRTVVTMVGTPEEVCEAAFRAVKKASELIDMKKHKGAHPRFGATDVCPLVPVSNITMEETVEYARALAKRIGEELNIPVYCYESAAFTPERRNLATCRAGEYEALGERLSSEQWHPDFGPRELNEWTAKTGATAVGARNFLVAYNVNLNTTSTRRANAIAFDVRERGRAKREGNPITGKIVKDEKGKNVMIPGTLKSVKAIGWFIEEYGIAQISMNLTDISVTSVHEAFDEVCRKAQDRGIRVTGSELVGVIPLKAMLDAGRYFLRKQQRSTGVSDKELIKIAVKSLGLDELYPFEPRKKIIEYILEDEMNQGKKFLIDMNLHEFADETASESPAPGGGSISAYMGALASSLATMVANLSSHKRGWDERWEEFSNWAERGKAYQVELIKMVDEDTNAFNRIMDAFGLPKKTDEEKAARHQAIQDATKFATEVPFKTMMLCYECMEVVKAMAEIGNPNSVTDAGVGALAARSGVIGAFLNVKINAAGLDDKEYANDIISRGEKVVEMAKQMETDILNIVNSKI, from the coding sequence ATGAAAAAATTAATCGAATGCGTTCCGAACTTCAGTGAAGGGAACGATATGCATATTATAGATCAGATTACAGCAGAAATCAAGGCTGTTGAAGGAGTTAGTCTTATTGACGTGGACCCGGGAAAAGCAACGAACCGTACGGTTGTTACCATGGTTGGTACTCCGGAAGAAGTATGTGAAGCCGCTTTCCGTGCCGTTAAAAAAGCATCCGAGTTGATCGATATGAAAAAACACAAGGGAGCGCATCCCCGTTTCGGAGCTACAGACGTTTGTCCTTTGGTTCCGGTATCAAACATCACGATGGAAGAAACCGTGGAATACGCACGTGCTTTGGCAAAACGTATCGGTGAAGAATTGAATATCCCGGTATATTGCTATGAGAGTGCAGCCTTCACCCCGGAAAGAAGAAATTTGGCTACTTGCCGTGCCGGAGAATATGAGGCTCTTGGAGAGCGTTTAAGCAGTGAACAATGGCATCCCGATTTCGGTCCCCGTGAGTTGAACGAGTGGACGGCTAAAACCGGAGCTACGGCTGTTGGAGCCCGTAACTTCTTGGTGGCTTACAACGTGAACTTAAATACCACCTCTACCCGTCGTGCCAATGCGATCGCTTTTGACGTACGCGAAAGAGGAAGAGCTAAGAGAGAAGGAAATCCTATTACCGGTAAGATCGTGAAAGACGAGAAAGGTAAAAACGTGATGATCCCGGGAACTTTGAAGTCTGTGAAGGCTATCGGTTGGTTTATCGAAGAGTATGGAATTGCTCAGATCTCCATGAACTTGACGGATATTTCCGTGACTTCCGTACATGAGGCTTTCGACGAAGTATGCCGTAAAGCACAGGATCGCGGTATTCGTGTAACCGGTTCCGAGTTAGTGGGTGTAATTCCATTAAAAGCCATGTTGGATGCCGGACGTTATTTCTTGCGTAAACAACAACGCTCTACCGGGGTATCGGATAAAGAATTGATCAAGATTGCCGTGAAATCTTTAGGTTTGGATGAATTGTATCCGTTCGAACCCAGAAAGAAAATCATCGAGTATATTCTGGAAGATGAGATGAATCAAGGAAAGAAATTCTTGATCGATATGAATCTTCATGAATTTGCTGATGAAACAGCATCAGAATCTCCGGCTCCCGGTGGTGGTTCCATTTCAGCATACATGGGAGCTCTTGCTTCTTCACTGGCCACGATGGTTGCCAACTTGTCTTCTCACAAACGCGGTTGGGATGAGCGTTGGGAAGAATTCAGTAATTGGGCTGAAAGAGGAAAAGCTTATCAAGTTGAATTAATCAAAATGGTTGACGAGGATACTAACGCTTTCAATCGTATCATGGATGCCTTCGGATTACCGAAGAAAACAGACGAAGAAAAAGCTGCACGTCACCAAGCAATTCAAGATGCAACCAAGTTTGCTACCGAAGTACCGTTCAAAACGATGATGCTTTGCTACGAATGTATGGAAGTGGTGAAAGCCATGGCAGAGATCGGTAATCCGAATTCTGTAACTGATGCCGGAGTTGGTGCTTTGGCTGCTCGTTCCGGAGTAATCGGCGCTTTCTTGAACGTGAAGATCAATGCAGCCGGATTGGATGATAAAGAATATGCTAACGATATTATTTCCAGAGGTGAAAAAGTGGTTGAAATGGCCAAACAAATGGAAACGGATATTTTGAATATCGTGAATTCAAAAATCTAA
- a CDS encoding carboxypeptidase-like regulatory domain-containing protein, with the protein MKIYSFKYSRNGRNGKMKRILFIFSIQIWIVFTSFAQNVTLSGYIENKATGERLVNATIVETKSGRGSSCNRYGFFSLSLPRGENHLSVSHVGFTRVESIINLKTDTLIVLSLIPGNCLEEVLVVEKKNAFSSAVGKHTLSLDWVKRMPAVLGEADVLKSLHFLPGVNPGQEGLTGFSVRGGSPDNTQFLLDGLPVYNVNHAYGYFSAFNGDALQDVTLYTGDLPARYGGSLSSVLEVTMREGNRKKYSGDIHVSPVAGSVVVEGPLKKDRASFLVSGRRTWLDGLLWTGQKIAGSDFSTGYNFYDLNAKVNWEINPYNRLYISMYNSRDSRFATWKAKDSKHSDRFRFYWGNLSVSGRWNHLFSPTFFSNITLYYSQFNNSQIMTVYNESVSQWEQSKTNSRLRDWTLKTDSEIAIGEKHRTRFGTVCSIKYYAPEMSYIGSVNLNENVRDTTTGNVYSLETYLEDHWQLNDHWSVDAGVRFSLLAVPHARYYSLQPRLSISYRIGESVLFKTSWARMQQSQHLLTSNSMGMNTDLWVPVTRRVAPASSDLFSIGCFYASANTWNFSIEGYFHRMDHVVRYQDGILFLKTKDRSWQDYVDMGKGRALGVEVMAKKTTGALTGWVSYSWSKSERRFDHVNNGEWFPFEYDRRHKLNVTTNYTLPIKEKCKFNKSFSINFTLATGNYISIGKQFYHAAPMPESFQTDADNTQYREYIERPNNFRMPAYHHLDISYVLDNRKGKGSSWVFGIYNLYARENPSIIYHKQTKEGVTTRSWSLLPFVPSVTWSYHF; encoded by the coding sequence ATGAAGATTTATTCATTCAAGTATTCACGAAACGGGAGGAATGGTAAGATGAAACGTATTTTATTCATATTCAGCATTCAAATTTGGATTGTATTTACTTCTTTCGCGCAAAACGTAACGTTGAGCGGGTATATTGAGAACAAGGCAACAGGGGAACGATTGGTAAATGCCACGATCGTTGAAACGAAAAGCGGGCGGGGATCAAGCTGTAACCGATATGGTTTCTTTTCACTCTCTTTACCTCGTGGAGAAAACCATTTATCTGTAAGTCACGTGGGATTTACCCGTGTAGAATCTATCATTAACTTAAAAACGGACACATTGATTGTCCTGTCGTTAATTCCCGGAAATTGCTTGGAAGAAGTGTTGGTTGTGGAAAAAAAGAATGCTTTTTCATCTGCCGTGGGAAAACATACCTTGTCTTTAGATTGGGTGAAACGAATGCCTGCGGTTCTGGGGGAGGCTGACGTGTTGAAATCCCTTCATTTCCTTCCCGGTGTGAATCCCGGTCAGGAAGGGTTAACCGGTTTTAGCGTGAGGGGTGGTAGTCCCGACAACACTCAATTTTTACTGGATGGCCTTCCCGTGTATAATGTGAATCACGCTTACGGGTATTTTTCCGCTTTTAATGGAGATGCCCTGCAAGACGTTACGCTTTACACGGGTGATCTTCCCGCTCGTTACGGGGGGAGCTTGTCTTCCGTGCTGGAAGTGACCATGCGGGAAGGGAATCGTAAAAAATATTCGGGAGACATTCATGTTAGCCCGGTGGCCGGCTCCGTCGTTGTGGAGGGGCCACTGAAAAAAGATAGGGCCTCATTTCTCGTATCGGGAAGAAGAACTTGGTTGGACGGTTTACTATGGACAGGACAAAAGATCGCCGGGAGTGATTTCTCGACAGGTTATAATTTTTATGACTTAAATGCTAAAGTAAATTGGGAAATCAACCCGTATAATCGGTTGTATATAAGTATGTACAATAGCCGGGATTCTCGTTTCGCAACATGGAAAGCAAAGGATTCCAAACATTCCGACCGTTTCCGGTTTTACTGGGGTAATCTTAGTGTTTCGGGGCGGTGGAACCATCTCTTTAGTCCTACCTTTTTCTCTAATATCACCTTGTATTATAGTCAATTCAATAATAGTCAAATCATGACGGTATATAACGAGAGTGTCTCTCAATGGGAGCAATCGAAGACAAATTCCCGGTTACGGGATTGGACTTTAAAAACCGACTCGGAGATTGCTATCGGGGAAAAGCACCGCACCCGATTCGGAACGGTTTGCTCTATTAAATATTATGCCCCGGAAATGTCATATATCGGTAGTGTAAACTTGAATGAAAACGTGAGAGACACGACCACCGGTAATGTGTATTCGCTGGAAACTTATCTGGAAGATCATTGGCAACTGAATGATCATTGGAGCGTGGACGCCGGAGTTCGTTTTAGTTTACTGGCGGTGCCCCACGCCCGTTATTATTCCTTGCAACCTCGTCTCTCTATTTCGTACCGGATAGGAGAAAGCGTGTTATTCAAGACCTCATGGGCAAGGATGCAACAATCGCAGCACCTGTTGACGAGTAATTCGATGGGCATGAATACCGATTTGTGGGTTCCTGTTACTCGGCGAGTAGCTCCCGCATCTTCGGATTTGTTTTCGATAGGTTGTTTCTACGCCTCTGCAAATACATGGAATTTCTCGATAGAGGGATATTTCCACCGGATGGATCACGTGGTGCGTTACCAAGATGGTATTCTTTTTCTTAAAACAAAGGACAGGAGCTGGCAGGATTATGTTGACATGGGCAAAGGACGAGCATTAGGAGTGGAGGTTATGGCAAAGAAAACTACCGGAGCCTTAACGGGGTGGGTTTCCTATTCGTGGTCAAAATCGGAACGTCGTTTTGATCATGTAAATAACGGGGAATGGTTCCCATTTGAATACGACCGTCGGCATAAGTTGAACGTGACGACCAATTACACGCTCCCGATCAAGGAAAAATGTAAGTTCAACAAATCATTTTCAATTAATTTTACGCTTGCGACCGGGAATTACATCTCGATAGGGAAACAATTCTATCATGCGGCCCCGATGCCTGAAAGTTTTCAAACAGATGCAGACAACACGCAATACCGGGAATATATTGAACGTCCGAATAATTTTCGAATGCCTGCCTATCATCATTTGGATATATCATACGTTTTGGATAATCGAAAAGGAAAGGGAAGTTCATGGGTATTCGGCATTTATAATTTGTATGCCCGTGAGAATCCTTCTATCATATACCATAAACAAACGAAAGAAGGGGTGACTACCCGAAGTTGGAGTTTACTTCCATTTGTACCGTCCGTGACGTGGAGTTACCATTTTTAA
- a CDS encoding DUF4249 domain-containing protein: MKKEVVGMFLVLLVWELLLNGCEQKLHLDLNAQSPVPVVNSILMAGDDSVRVRVTWTKNVYEQGDFPVEANALVKLYKNDHFVGECRYRKEGWYVITHHVEATGVYRVEVDIPGKPLVWGETRVPAPLLNASIECDSLQERIINRWTDREEEKNYYWLSSTHSSQNGVPDTLHMELQSYLQTNSTLPDAFNRSFDFDEEIPAEYDYYLRVEDSGLSGKEIELSYKGRRSGYYYWEPDTGCYKSTRFILSLDENYDRYLKSSIVNDDYLSAMDSEPLFYAPLWTYSNIHGGTGLVASYSKYEDLFIQVFTKREEW, encoded by the coding sequence ATGAAAAAAGAAGTTGTCGGAATGTTCCTCGTATTATTGGTATGGGAATTATTATTAAATGGATGTGAGCAAAAATTGCACCTTGATTTAAACGCCCAATCTCCCGTTCCGGTTGTAAATAGTATTTTAATGGCTGGTGACGATTCTGTTCGTGTGCGGGTCACTTGGACAAAAAACGTCTACGAACAGGGTGATTTTCCCGTAGAGGCAAATGCTTTGGTAAAATTGTACAAAAACGATCATTTCGTGGGTGAATGTCGGTACCGGAAAGAGGGATGGTATGTCATTACCCATCACGTGGAGGCTACCGGAGTTTATCGGGTAGAGGTAGACATTCCGGGCAAACCGCTTGTCTGGGGCGAAACCAGAGTTCCGGCCCCCTTGCTGAATGCAAGCATAGAATGTGACAGCCTGCAGGAACGGATTATCAATCGGTGGACTGATCGGGAAGAAGAAAAAAACTACTATTGGCTGTCATCCACCCATTCCTCACAGAATGGGGTGCCGGACACCTTGCACATGGAACTTCAGTCGTATCTTCAAACGAATAGCACGCTACCCGATGCCTTTAACCGCAGTTTTGACTTTGATGAAGAAATTCCGGCAGAATATGATTACTATTTAAGGGTAGAGGATAGCGGTTTGTCCGGGAAGGAGATCGAGTTAAGCTACAAGGGACGGCGTTCGGGGTATTATTACTGGGAACCGGACACGGGATGCTATAAAAGTACCCGTTTTATATTGAGCCTTGATGAAAATTACGATCGTTACTTGAAATCGTCGATCGTGAACGACGATTATCTATCGGCAATGGATTCTGAACCCTTGTTTTATGCTCCTTTGTGGACTTATTCTAACATACACGGGGGAACCGGGCTGGTGGCCTCTTATTCAAAATATGAAGATTTATTCATTCAAGTATTCACGAAACGGGAGGAATGGTAA
- a CDS encoding DUF4249 domain-containing protein: MRIVIFIWIGLFYCGCNNSEEYDFRGKVPESRLVLYAYAETDSLLYAEISKSRTYTDNTEMDSTWNVRGQVYMNDQYAGELKPVGHNRYSSDVRPKAGDKITIKVTCSGLEEAVGSTMVCNSFPEIQLDTFSKMNALQLRVQIKDGGETENYYRLVVENERFYHGIRWKEGQVKIDSSTTYSYDVDLSGDELLSHEMITTIFGKEINVNPYQVFTNESFRGKERIIHASVSHPYAYERETWVITGDGDTIRYVEKESYRLRVKVLRIDKPLFDYLYSLGIFEQQSTMYKEPVKVYSNVQGGFGVVGSCFTREVIMDFRAKSEK, translated from the coding sequence ATGAGAATAGTGATTTTTATATGGATTGGTTTATTTTATTGCGGGTGCAATAATTCAGAAGAATATGATTTTCGAGGAAAGGTACCCGAAAGTCGCTTGGTACTTTATGCTTATGCAGAAACGGATTCTTTGCTATATGCTGAAATATCGAAATCAAGAACATACACGGACAACACGGAAATGGATTCAACGTGGAATGTGAGAGGGCAGGTGTACATGAACGATCAGTACGCGGGGGAATTAAAACCCGTGGGTCATAACCGTTATTCATCAGACGTTCGCCCTAAAGCGGGAGATAAAATCACGATAAAAGTTACCTGTTCGGGATTAGAGGAGGCAGTCGGTTCTACCATGGTATGCAATTCGTTCCCGGAAATCCAATTAGATACTTTCAGTAAAATGAATGCCCTGCAATTACGTGTTCAGATAAAAGATGGGGGAGAAACGGAGAATTATTATAGGCTGGTGGTTGAAAATGAAAGGTTCTATCATGGAATCCGTTGGAAAGAGGGACAGGTAAAAATAGATTCTTCCACGACTTATTCTTATGACGTGGATCTTTCCGGGGATGAGTTATTATCACACGAAATGATCACGACGATTTTCGGAAAAGAGATAAATGTCAACCCGTATCAGGTATTTACGAATGAAAGTTTCCGGGGAAAGGAACGAATTATCCACGCAAGCGTAAGTCATCCCTATGCATACGAGAGGGAAACATGGGTGATCACGGGTGACGGAGACACGATCCGGTACGTGGAAAAGGAATCCTATCGCTTGCGGGTGAAAGTACTCCGGATTGACAAACCTTTGTTTGATTACCTGTACTCCTTGGGGATTTTTGAACAACAATCGACCATGTATAAAGAACCCGTTAAGGTGTATTCCAACGTACAAGGCGGGTTTGGCGTGGTGGGAAGTTGTTTCACTCGTGAAGTGATCATGGATTTTCGGGCAAAATCTGAAAAATAA
- a CDS encoding TonB-dependent receptor produces the protein MRGNAQEVFSFTFRETPVEEVLKKIEQQAGYIFSYSPSILQPLAQKTISIKQANLEQVLNLLFKSSNISWEKLGRYIILKPGKRFFSVYGRIYDKESRERLIGASVYDSRLHVGAATNNYGFYTLIVPEGEVCLNYSYVGYQSASCQFYLKSDTVIHVELQPMLNLDEIVVVQPNIPEWVKNSQPGQLEFPILTATVIPKLLGESDLLKAVQLFPGVRVGMEGIAGIQVRGGNRDENQFLIDDIPLYNANHLLGFFSVFNSDAVKNVNFYKSSFPARYGGHLSSIMDIRLKEGNLQEYHGSFSIGLLSSKFNIEGPMERNRSSFNITARRTYLDLIGAPIYAAINNTNDNKEKIGYNFTDINIKLTRVFSRRNTLSFILFYGNDYLKYKKDEKDSYFEPDRKRDYMRGTWGNWGVGLRWDKMISTGLYANTVLSYNQYRAFMNKRYRHENSSGDTIRLKKIRFKSGQEEWRLKSDLTWVMNHWNRLYFGGHYIYHVFTPEKRITLHKVMEEETPSRKRVNYKEYAHEVALYMEDEMTIKEKWIVHPGIRGILFHVGSTNYFSLEPRFSMQYNWTDRWETKASYTLMSQYIHQLGSSTMNMPTDLWVPVSDDVKPMKSHQCVLGVYFHPCVRWHFSLEGFYKTQNHLLDDYNGVDITPEYADWKENVHSGKGHSYGLEWMGQKTGGKTNGWINYTLSRAYRWFPDGSINQGQRFPAKYDSRHILNLVLLHKFSNFFDISATWTFNNGFYTTQPLERYDTPTYLPGEKGEEKKDIIFHIEKRNNMKTPDYHRLDLGFNFHRRRKHGISTWSINLYNAYCRLNTIELSPDYDSKYGDRGERQYFSNDWLFPIIPSFSYTFTF, from the coding sequence ATGAGAGGAAATGCTCAGGAAGTCTTTTCATTTACATTTCGTGAAACTCCCGTGGAGGAGGTGTTGAAGAAAATCGAACAACAGGCGGGATATATATTTTCATATTCACCTTCTATTTTACAACCATTAGCTCAAAAGACAATATCTATAAAACAGGCTAATTTAGAACAGGTTTTGAACCTTTTGTTTAAATCATCAAACATCTCTTGGGAGAAATTGGGAAGATATATCATTTTAAAACCGGGGAAACGCTTTTTCTCTGTTTATGGAAGAATATATGATAAAGAATCCCGGGAAAGACTGATTGGAGCCTCTGTTTATGATTCCCGGTTGCACGTGGGTGCGGCAACCAATAATTACGGGTTCTACACGTTAATCGTACCGGAAGGAGAAGTTTGTTTAAACTACTCTTACGTGGGTTATCAAAGTGCCTCATGTCAATTTTATTTGAAATCGGATACCGTGATTCACGTCGAATTACAGCCCATGTTGAACTTGGATGAAATTGTTGTAGTTCAACCCAATATCCCCGAATGGGTAAAGAATTCGCAACCGGGACAACTGGAATTTCCGATCTTGACTGCAACCGTGATTCCCAAACTCTTGGGAGAGAGCGATCTACTGAAAGCGGTTCAGTTATTTCCCGGTGTGCGGGTTGGCATGGAAGGAATAGCGGGAATACAGGTCCGAGGGGGCAATCGGGATGAAAATCAATTTCTGATAGATGATATTCCGTTGTATAACGCGAATCATTTATTGGGATTTTTCTCGGTATTCAATTCTGATGCCGTGAAAAACGTAAATTTCTACAAATCAAGCTTCCCGGCTCGTTACGGGGGCCATCTTTCTTCCATCATGGACATACGTTTGAAGGAAGGTAATCTACAAGAATATCATGGTAGTTTTTCTATCGGCCTTTTATCCAGTAAATTTAATATTGAAGGCCCCATGGAAAGAAATCGTAGCTCGTTTAATATCACGGCTAGAAGAACTTACTTGGATTTAATTGGAGCTCCTATTTATGCGGCGATAAATAACACGAATGATAATAAAGAAAAGATAGGATATAATTTCACGGATATAAATATCAAGCTGACCCGCGTATTCTCGCGACGGAACACCTTGTCTTTTATTCTATTCTACGGGAATGACTATTTGAAATATAAAAAGGATGAGAAAGACTCCTATTTTGAACCGGACCGTAAGCGAGATTATATGCGTGGAACGTGGGGAAATTGGGGTGTCGGATTACGGTGGGATAAAATGATCTCCACAGGATTGTACGCGAATACGGTGCTTTCTTATAATCAATATCGGGCTTTTATGAATAAAAGATACCGACATGAAAATTCATCGGGTGACACCATCCGGTTAAAAAAGATTCGTTTCAAATCCGGTCAGGAGGAGTGGAGGCTGAAAAGTGATCTAACTTGGGTCATGAATCATTGGAACCGTTTGTATTTCGGGGGACATTACATTTATCATGTTTTTACACCGGAAAAACGAATCACTCTTCATAAAGTAATGGAAGAAGAAACGCCTTCCCGGAAACGGGTAAACTATAAAGAATATGCCCATGAAGTAGCCCTTTACATGGAAGATGAAATGACGATAAAAGAGAAATGGATCGTGCATCCCGGAATTCGGGGTATATTATTTCATGTCGGGAGTACAAATTATTTTTCACTGGAACCTCGATTCTCCATGCAATATAATTGGACGGATCGTTGGGAGACAAAGGCTTCCTACACGCTGATGTCCCAATATATTCATCAGTTGGGAAGTAGCACGATGAATATGCCTACGGATCTGTGGGTGCCGGTTAGTGATGATGTGAAACCTATGAAATCACATCAATGCGTGTTAGGTGTTTATTTTCACCCTTGTGTGCGATGGCATTTTTCTCTTGAAGGATTTTATAAAACCCAGAATCATCTGCTAGACGATTACAACGGGGTTGATATCACCCCGGAATATGCGGATTGGAAAGAAAACGTTCATTCCGGAAAAGGACATTCCTATGGATTGGAGTGGATGGGGCAAAAAACAGGGGGAAAGACAAATGGATGGATAAATTATACTCTTTCCCGTGCTTATCGTTGGTTTCCGGACGGTTCAATCAATCAAGGCCAACGTTTTCCGGCGAAATATGATAGCCGTCACATTCTGAATCTGGTTTTACTGCATAAATTCAGCAACTTTTTTGATATAAGTGCCACGTGGACATTCAATAACGGTTTTTATACGACGCAACCATTGGAAAGATATGATACGCCGACTTACCTACCGGGAGAGAAAGGAGAAGAAAAGAAGGATATCATATTTCATATTGAAAAACGTAACAACATGAAAACACCCGATTATCATCGTTTGGATTTGGGATTCAATTTCCATCGTCGTCGGAAACATGGAATTTCCACTTGGAGTATTAACCTGTACAATGCTTATTGTAGGTTGAACACGATAGAATTAAGCCCCGATTATGATTCTAAATATGGTGATCGGGGAGAGCGACAATATTTTAGTAATGATTGGCTTTTCCCGATCATTCCCTCTTTTTCTTACACGTTTACTTTTTGA
- a CDS encoding FecR domain-containing protein: MKNELLAKYILGEANTKEGQRVEEWLGESEDHQREFRQLKRRIELGSKRYKYGVFAPRQAIQKVKFPAKTHYLRILPVAASIIVLIFGVLWFWNKSSLQETVLLSRTGETKVFYLPDSSRVMLSGDSRLTYNAQFGKTNRELSLRGEAFFQVKRDTSKPFIVETSLIQVEVLGTSFQVIAQKLQAEVAVEKGRVKVTTQDKKQESILETGMSVKYGKKDRKLMISTKEDKGEQQILKFDNAPLSEVIETLNEYYGSHVTLPADYATLRITVVFKEVSLEEAIEIINRTLDIQLTI; the protein is encoded by the coding sequence ATGAAAAATGAATTACTAGCAAAATATATTCTTGGTGAGGCGAACACGAAAGAAGGGCAAAGAGTGGAAGAATGGTTGGGGGAAAGTGAAGACCACCAACGAGAATTTCGACAACTCAAGCGCCGTATAGAATTAGGTTCTAAGCGTTACAAATATGGAGTTTTTGCCCCCCGACAGGCAATACAAAAAGTGAAATTCCCTGCGAAGACGCACTACTTGCGAATTTTGCCAGTAGCTGCCTCTATCATTGTTTTAATATTCGGTGTATTATGGTTTTGGAATAAATCGTCACTTCAGGAAACGGTTTTACTCTCCCGGACCGGGGAAACAAAAGTATTTTATTTACCGGATAGTTCCCGTGTAATGCTAAGCGGAGATAGCCGTTTGACTTATAATGCTCAATTCGGAAAGACAAATCGAGAACTTTCCCTACGGGGAGAGGCATTTTTCCAAGTAAAACGGGACACGAGCAAACCTTTTATCGTGGAAACATCTTTAATTCAGGTAGAAGTATTGGGTACTTCCTTTCAAGTGATTGCTCAAAAACTTCAAGCTGAAGTAGCCGTGGAAAAAGGACGGGTGAAAGTTACCACCCAAGATAAAAAACAAGAAAGTATCCTTGAAACCGGAATGTCCGTTAAGTATGGGAAAAAGGATAGGAAATTAATGATCTCCACGAAAGAAGATAAAGGGGAACAACAAATCCTTAAATTTGATAACGCCCCCTTATCTGAAGTCATCGAAACGCTGAATGAATACTATGGTAGTCACGTAACACTACCCGCGGACTACGCAACTCTCCGGATAACCGTTGTTTTTAAAGAAGTTTCATTGGAGGAAGCGATCGAGATTATTAACAGGACTTTGGATATTCAATTGACGATTTAA